AGGGATGGCGCAGGTGACCGTCGCACGCGGTGCGGCCCTGGCCGCCGCCCGAAGCACTGATTTCACCGACGACCAGCTGGTGGCGGACGTCGCTGAACCCGCCGCCGCTCCCGCGCCGCCGCGGAAGCCGTCGTACGCCGGGGCCGCGACGGCTCTGGCCGCCGGCGTGGTCACGTTCGTCTCCTCGATATCGCTGGCCGTGGGCATTCAGCTGGCTCCGGCCAGCAAGCCGGCCCCTCGGCATGCGGTGCGCGCGGCGTCTCCGCAAGTCGCCGAGGCCGTGGCGCCGCCCCCGGTCGTCGCGCCGCTGACCCCGCAGGCGAAGGTTCCCGCCGCCGAGCCGATCACCGAACCCGCCGCGCCGGACGTGCAGCAGCCGGAGCCCGACAGCCGGCGGCCCTACTTGACGCGAGTGCTCGAGCACATACCCGCCGACGCCGGTGACCCGACGGGCGACGCGGCGCCGCAGCCGACCGCCCAGCCGCAGCCCTGACGTCGGCGTCGGGCCGGGGGGTCAGGCGTCTTTCGCCTGGGTTGCGGTGAAGGACACCGAAACGTCGTCGGCGACCTGGACCGAACCCATCAGTAGCGAGTACGGCTTGATGCCGTAGTCGGTCTGGCGGACCGTGGATTGGGTGGACATGCGCCATGCGTTCCCGAGATCCTCCGTGTGGAGTGCGATCACGTGCTCCCGTGACTTGCCCCGCACTTCGAGTTGGCCGGTGAGCCGGTAGCCATCGTCGGTCTTGTCGATGGCCCGCGTCCAGAAGCGGATTTCGGGGAATCGGCCGGCGTCCAACGACTTCAAGGCATTGGACCGCGCCAGAGCCTTCTCGGGCGTGGTCAATCCCTTGACACCGCCCTCGCCGCGCAGCACGTCCAGCGAATCGGTTTCGACCACCAGCTCGACGGCGGCCGGTTCCGAGCCGGTCCAGCTCACGGTAGCGCGCCAGCGGGTCATCGCGATCGTGAGACGGTGACCCATTCGGGCGGCCCGCCCCTGGACTCCGGTGGTAAGGAGTAGTTCGCCGTCGGACGCGTCCAACCTCCATTGGTCGGTCATAGACCGACTTTAATCACACCGTCAACACGGTGCGGTAGTGCGCGCGTCCTTGCTCCAATGCCGCGTAGCCCTCGGCGGCCTGCGCCAGCGGCAGCTCCTCGACCCACGCCCGCACACCGGACAGGACGGCGAAATGCATAGTTTCTTCAACATCTTTCGCCGTTCCGGATGGATGACCGATCACGCTGTAGCCGGGGGTGATGAGCTGGACCGGGCTGATAGGCAGGGGGTCGGGGGTCACGCCGATGGTGACCAATTGGCCTTGCGGCAGCAGCCCGCCGACCGTGTCCGCCATGGCCGCAGAGTTGGCGGCGGTGGCGAGGACGACCGCGACTCCGCCCAAGTCCTGCAACGCTTCTGCGACGTCACCGCTGGTGGAGTCGACGTAATGATGGGCTCCCAATTTTCGGGCGTCTTCGGCTTTGGCGGCGCCACGGGCGATGGCAACGGTCTCGAAACCCATCGCGCGAGCGAACTGCACCCCGAGATGGCCGAGCCCGCCGACTCCCAGGATGGCGACGCGGTCACCGGGCACGGCATTGCTCTGGCGCAGAGCGTGGTAGGTGGTGACCCCGGCGCAGCCCATCGGGGCGGCTTCGACATCGGAGAGCTCCGATGGAATCCGCGCCAACGCGCTGACCGGTACCGTCACCGACTCCGCGTACCCGCCCGGGTAGTGCCAGCTGGGCACCTTGCCATTGACGCAGTGGATGAAGATTCCCTTGCGGCAGGGGTCGCAGTGGTAGCAGCAGCCGCCGAACCACCCGACAGCGACACGCTCGCCCACCGCGAACTCACCGACGCCCTCGCCGAGTTCGGCTATCGTGCCGGCAATCTCATGGCCCGGCGTCAGCGGCCACGACATGTTTGGAAAGTTACCGTTGACGAATTCGCGGTCGGTGCCGCATACCCCGCACGCGGTCACCGCTATCCGAACCTCGTCACGGCCGGGCGGCTGCGTGTCTACCTCGGCAAGCTCCAGGGGGCCGCCCGCGGACTGGATCCGGACCGCCTGATGTGTCGGCATTGGCTTAGCTTAGTGCGCCACAGGTGATTTCGCCGCACCGTCGGTCTGGTAGTCGACCTGCCAGTGCTTGATCCCGTTGAGCCAGCCCGAGCGTAGCCGTTCGGGCTTTCCGATCGATTCCAGGTTCGGGATGCCGTCCGCGATGGCGTTGAACATCAGGTCGATGGTCATCCGCGCCAGGTTCGCGCCAATGCAGTAGTGCGCGCCGGTGCCGCCGAAACCCACGTGGGGGTTGGGGTCGCGCAGGATGTTGAAAGTGAACGGGTCGTCGAAGACGTCCTCGTCGAAATTGGCTGAGCGGTAAACCATCACGACCCGCTGGCCCTTCCTGATCTGCACGCCGGACAGTTCGTAGTCCTCCAGGGCGGTGCGCTGGAAGGACGTCACCGGAGTGGCCCACCGGACGATCTCGTCGGCCGCGGTCGCGGGACGTTCCCGCTTGAACAGCTCCCACTGATCGGGAAAGTCGGTGAAGGCCATCATGCCCTGGGTGATGGAGTTGCGGGTGGTCTCGTTGCCGGCCACGGCCAGCAGGATGACAAAAAAGCCGAACTCGTCGTCGGAAAGCTTGTGACCGTCGATGTCAGCCTGGACCAGCTTGGTGACGAGGTCTTCCCCCGGATTCTTCGACCGCTCGGCGGCCATCTGCATGCCGTACGTGATGAGTTCCACCGAGGCGGTCATGGCGTCGTTGTTGGCGAACTCGGGGTCCTGGTCGCCGACCATCTCATTGGACCAGTGGAAAAGCTTCTTGCGTTCTTCCTGTGGCACTCCCATCAATCCGGCGATGGCCTGCAACGGCAGCTCACACGACACCTGCTCGACGAAGTCGCCGCGACCCTGGGCGGCCGCCTCCGCGACGATGCGTTGGGCGCGCTCGGCGAGGTCGCCGCGCAGGCGCTCGATGGCCCGGGGGGTGAAGGCGCGCGAGATGATTTTGCGCAGCCGGGTGTGTTGCGGTGCGTCCATGTTGAGCAGCACGAACTTGCCGCGCTCGATCTGCTCGCCGACCGTACCGTCCTTATAGCGCGGCAGGGCCGTCTTTTGCAGGCTGGAGAACACGTCGCTGCGCAGCGAAACCTCTTTGACGTCCTTGTGCTTGGACACCACCCAGAAGCCGCCGTCGTCGAATCCGCCGCAGCCTACCGGCTGCTCGTTCCACCAGATCGGTGCGGTCCGCCGGAGTTCGGCCAGTTCCTCCACCGGCAACCGCTCGGCGTGGATGTCCGGATCGGTGAAGTCGAATCCGGGAGGCAGATTGGGGACAGGCTTGGCGGTCGGCTCGACGGTTGACATGGCCCGCTCCTCGAGGACGAAGTGGTCTAGTCGTCTTTGTGCAAATAAACCACTGCTGCACCACAGTTGGGAAGCGTTGACGCAAGATCGGCGGATGGAAATTGGAACATGTTCCTCGTTTCCAGTCCGGGCTGCCAATACGGTCTTGTGGCCGACGGCGCGATGGATATGCTTTGGTGCAGGTCACCGGCGACGACAGGCGGGGTGGAACATGATTCGGGAACTGCTCAGCGCCGCTTCGATAGCGGGCATCGCGATTGGCATGGCGCCGTCCGCGGCGGCCGGGTACGACGGCGACGTACCGGGGATGAACTATGAGGCGTCGTTGGGCGCGCCGTGCGACAACTATGAGCGCTTCATCTTCGGTCGAGGCCCCAGCGGCCAGGCCGAGGCGTGCCACTTCCCGCCACCCAACCAGTTCCCGCCGGCCACCACCGGATACTGGGTCATCTCCTACCCGCTGTACGGGGTTCAGCAGGCCGGCGCGAAGTGCCCGGGGCCGCAAGCCGCGGCGCAGTCGGAGGCCGGGCTGCCGATGCTGTGCCTGGGAGAGCGGGGTTGGCAAGAAGGATGGTTCACCGGGGCGGGTTTCTTCCCCCCGGAGGGATGACCGGCTGGCTCATGAACGACGTTCGGCCCGGCGCAGCCCCGATCCCGCGCTGGTTGCGTTTCGTCCTCGCTTCGGATCGCGCCGGCTCGGCGTGGTACATCGGGGCGGGCTTCTTCTTCGCACCGGTCCTTGCGGTGCTGTCGCCGTGGCCCGCCGTCACCACCGTGCTGTGGTGGATCATCGGGCTGGCCGGGCTTTGGCTGGGCGTGCTGGGTATCGCGATGGCCGTCGGGCTGGCCCGAATATTACGGTCCGGAGCGGAGATCCCCGAATCGTACTGGCGCACATTGGTGAACCACTGACCGTCTAGAGTCGGATCAAAGTCCCGCAACGATAGGAGACTCCCGTGGCGGTTAACCCCAAAGACGCCGTGGACGCGGTCAAGGACATCGCGACCAACGCCGTCGAAAAGGCTTCGGACATCGTCGAAAACGCCGGCGACATCATCCGGGGCGATCTCAAGGGCGGAGTCAGCGGCATCGTCGAGAATTCGATCGACATCGCGACGCACGCCGTCGAAAGGACAAAGGAAGTCTTTACCGACGGTAAGTACGAAGTCGACGACGAGTAGTCGCCGTCAGACGGAGGCCGCCTCGTTGAGCTCGTCCAGCCTGTTGGTCGCCTCCAGGTACTCCTGCACCCAGCGCTCGATGACCGTCGCCGTCTTCTCCACCTTGGTGAACTGGCCGACGACCTGACCGACCGGGTTGAACGCGACGTCGACGCTTTCGTTGGGGTACCTGTTGGTGGCCCGCACGGCCATGCCGGAAACCATGTACTGCAAGGGCATACCGAGCGGCTTCGGGTTGTCCGGCTGCTCCCAGGCTTCGGTCCAGTCGTTGCGCAGCATCCGGGCCGGCTTGCCCGTGAACGAACGGCTGCGGACCGTATCGCGGCTACCCGCCTTGATGTACGCCTGCTGCTGCACCGGCGTGTTCGAGGATTCCTCGACCATCAGCCACTGCGAGCCGGTCCACGCGCCCTGCGCACCCAGTGCCAGCGCCGCCGCGATCTGCTGGCCGCTGCCGATACCACCGGCCGCCAGCACGGGCACCGGGGCGACTTCCTTGACCACCTGGGGCCACAACACGATCGAGCCCACCTCGCCGCAGTGCCCACCGGCCTCGCCGCCCTGGGCGATGATGATGTCGACGCCCGCGTCCGCGTGCTTGCGCGCCTGCGAGGGTGAGCCGCACAGCGCGGCCACCTTGAGCCCGGCTTCGTGGATGTGCTTGATCATCTCGGCCGGGGGAGTGCCGAGCGCGTTGGCGATCATCTTCACCTTCGGGTGCTTGAGCGCCACCTCGACCTGCGGCGTGGCTGTCGCCTCGGTCCACCCGAGCAGTTGCAGGCTGTCGGCGTCGCTGTCCTCGATCGGCACGCCGTGATCGGCAAGGATCTTCTTGCCGAAGTCGAGGTGCTCTTGGGGCACCATCTTGCGCAGCGTCTCGGCCAGTTCCTCCGCCGAAAGGTGCGAGTCCATGCCCTCGTACTTGTTCGGAATCACGATGTCGACGCCGTACGGGTGGTCGCCGATGTTCTCGTCAATCCAGTTGAGCTCGATCTCCAACTGCTCGGGCGTGAAGCCGACCGCGCCGAGCACACCGAACCCGCCGGCCTTGCTAACCGCGACGACGACATCGCGGCAATGGGTGAACGCAAAGATCGGGAACTCGATGCCGAGTTCATCGCAAATAGGGGTGTGCATTACAACTCCTGGGGCGCGGCCGAATTGAAACGTGTTCTAGTTTAGTACGGACGGCATTGACGTGGCCAGCGGGTCCTGACCTGCGTTTTGCCACTACGACCCGTCGCGTCACCCGCTCACCGGCCGCTCAGGCCGCCGCGCCGTGCGCGACCCACAGCAGCAGGAACGCGAACATACAGCCAGCGCACACGAGGTGATCCCGACAGACGGACCGCGCCAGGCGCGTCTGCTCGGGCGGCCCGTCCCCGCGACGCCCGAGGCGCACCGCGTCGGGAACCGTCTGCGTCAAGGCCAGCATCGTCGGGATTCCCGCGAGGACGGCCGACAGCACCAGAAGCCACCACGGTTCCAGTCCGCGCGTGCACTGATACGTCAACGCCCCCAACAGGATCACCATGACGACGACGATCAGCCGGCTCATCGGGCGCGAAGTGGTCGTCGCGCGATGGTAGTAAGCCGCGATGGAGGCAAGCACGGTCTCGGGCAGATCGGTTGAAGCGGAACGATATCGGAGCACTTGCACGTCGAATATCAGATCCATCCATAGGACGGCGAACAGGAATCCAGCGCAGGCCGTGAGTATCGAGGCCATGACGCTCCTCCATCTCCGGCTCACAGAGAGCACTCGTCGACGTGGACCCATTGTTTCCCAGCGCC
This genomic interval from Mycobacterium sp. SMC-2 contains the following:
- a CDS encoding alcohol dehydrogenase catalytic domain-containing protein; this encodes MPTHQAVRIQSAGGPLELAEVDTQPPGRDEVRIAVTACGVCGTDREFVNGNFPNMSWPLTPGHEIAGTIAELGEGVGEFAVGERVAVGWFGGCCYHCDPCRKGIFIHCVNGKVPSWHYPGGYAESVTVPVSALARIPSELSDVEAAPMGCAGVTTYHALRQSNAVPGDRVAILGVGGLGHLGVQFARAMGFETVAIARGAAKAEDARKLGAHHYVDSTSGDVAEALQDLGGVAVVLATAANSAAMADTVGGLLPQGQLVTIGVTPDPLPISPVQLITPGYSVIGHPSGTAKDVEETMHFAVLSGVRAWVEELPLAQAAEGYAALEQGRAHYRTVLTV
- a CDS encoding cytochrome P450; this translates as MSTVEPTAKPVPNLPPGFDFTDPDIHAERLPVEELAELRRTAPIWWNEQPVGCGGFDDGGFWVVSKHKDVKEVSLRSDVFSSLQKTALPRYKDGTVGEQIERGKFVLLNMDAPQHTRLRKIISRAFTPRAIERLRGDLAERAQRIVAEAAAQGRGDFVEQVSCELPLQAIAGLMGVPQEERKKLFHWSNEMVGDQDPEFANNDAMTASVELITYGMQMAAERSKNPGEDLVTKLVQADIDGHKLSDDEFGFFVILLAVAGNETTRNSITQGMMAFTDFPDQWELFKRERPATAADEIVRWATPVTSFQRTALEDYELSGVQIRKGQRVVMVYRSANFDEDVFDDPFTFNILRDPNPHVGFGGTGAHYCIGANLARMTIDLMFNAIADGIPNLESIGKPERLRSGWLNGIKHWQVDYQTDGAAKSPVAH
- a CDS encoding YceI family protein, which produces MTDQWRLDASDGELLLTTGVQGRAARMGHRLTIAMTRWRATVSWTGSEPAAVELVVETDSLDVLRGEGGVKGLTTPEKALARSNALKSLDAGRFPEIRFWTRAIDKTDDGYRLTGQLEVRGKSREHVIALHTEDLGNAWRMSTQSTVRQTDYGIKPYSLLMGSVQVADDVSVSFTATQAKDA
- a CDS encoding nitronate monooxygenase, encoding MHTPICDELGIEFPIFAFTHCRDVVVAVSKAGGFGVLGAVGFTPEQLEIELNWIDENIGDHPYGVDIVIPNKYEGMDSHLSAEELAETLRKMVPQEHLDFGKKILADHGVPIEDSDADSLQLLGWTEATATPQVEVALKHPKVKMIANALGTPPAEMIKHIHEAGLKVAALCGSPSQARKHADAGVDIIIAQGGEAGGHCGEVGSIVLWPQVVKEVAPVPVLAAGGIGSGQQIAAALALGAQGAWTGSQWLMVEESSNTPVQQQAYIKAGSRDTVRSRSFTGKPARMLRNDWTEAWEQPDNPKPLGMPLQYMVSGMAVRATNRYPNESVDVAFNPVGQVVGQFTKVEKTATVIERWVQEYLEATNRLDELNEAASV